The following coding sequences lie in one Seriola aureovittata isolate HTS-2021-v1 ecotype China chromosome 5, ASM2101889v1, whole genome shotgun sequence genomic window:
- the clip1a gene encoding CAP-Gly domain-containing linker protein 1 isoform X4, translating to MSTAKPSGIKGPSKIARPPGTGAPKTNPSTAGAKVAGADKSAASASGGDAQNSEESFQIGERVWVNGNKPGYIQFLGETQFAPGQWAGIVLDEPIGKNDGSVAGVRYFQCEALRGIFTRPSKLSRTEGEANGTQTAPPSRAASPTPSVGSVASHTPATKSTVPSTTTAGKKASTTTPTTPATPSSNLARTNSESISNLSETGSVKKGERELKMGDRVLVGGTKAGVVRFLGETDFAKGEWCGVELDEPLGKNDGAVAGTRYFQCQPKYGLFAPVHKVTRIGFPSTTPAKAKTTVRKVVATPSGLKRSPSASSISTMSSVASSVSAKPSRTGLLTETSSRYNRKISGTTALQEALKEKQQHIEQLMAERDMEKAEVAKATSHVGEMEQEISLLRDDQEQMEAKMDQLRALVEAADKDKVELLNQLEEERRKVEDLQFRVEEACITKGDLETQTRLEHAHIKELEQSLLFEKTKAEKLQRELEDTRVATVSERSRIMELEKDLTMRTREVADLQLRLGTQEGSADSDATLSPLLEEINSLRDQLTSQEAKQQEELAKYKEKLEAKEKTHSEAVAQLQATSVRISGDNEQLQMRLSQAEKEKADITELWRSKLESAIASHQQAMEELKVSFSKGGGAQTEELVETKSALERLKVEHKLALEEAGAKHDADTTAWTREMQALKAQLLSLTEEKERLEESLRSSVEKAEEQHLVEMEDVLGKLHTAELRVKELEEKEAMLAQQTQDKDRETKEQMAEMVALRSQVAQSNQEVVTLKSQLEDVQNQGNHQGAKVSELSSQLEGQKKEVLSLQQTLTTVKQEKDTLEQELGGLKQKLAESTEEQTKSAKTMQETLVKLSKKEEKCTSLTTESESLRSQLAGLERKLKTADEKLDQFSKDKNKLENDISDMMKASGDSSVQLTKMNEDLIQKERRLEELQSQVAEEKEKVAHFNEQLQQEQSRKEQELKETRDAHQSQIRSLQEKIATLENAVKQGESLVEELKASQEKSLCQASELHVKELEVLQSQVDKLNQELSSSKDKTQELEKSVSELQSYKEQAQAIEASGKTADALKQLTEEKAILIQEKNEAQSLLEDLRSSKLEIETQLKTLKKENSKYQEDLNVSKDQLCTETQRTKSLCKEIEELKEAVSVKSQSLQILQDENSKLSQDLDNNRKDQSDLVKLEDEYSKLKKQLEELKQSLPNNAFSESTLKGQLDKEKAALQQSIHKNSALISEKDQQVEKLGSELAALRGESASVKTLQGTIQTLEQDKATLQERVRRLEKDLAAGPETINKSSGDAVLDQLREDKETAESQIEFLNSVIVDLQRKNEELKDKLEKMAAAALNGNNPSELDNYDSHGQEPAKKKPPPRLFCDICDCFDLHDTEDCPTQMQMPDSPPHTTYHGNKGEERPYCDICEVFGHWTESCNDDQTF from the exons ATGAGCACAGCCAAGCCCAGTGGGATCAAAGGGCCCAGCAAGATAGCTAGGCCACCTGGGACAGGAGCCCCCAAGACCAACCCCAGCACAG CAGGAGCAAAAGTTGCTGGGGCCGACAAATCAGCTGCAAGTGCCAGTGGAGGAGATGCCCAAAATTCTGAAGAGAGCTTCCAGATTGGGGAACGGGTCTGGGTGAATGGGAATAAGCCAGGCTACATTCAGTTTTTGGGAGAGACACAGTTTGCCCCAGGACAGTGGGCAGGGATTGTTCTAGATGAGCCAATTGGGAAGAATGATGGGTCAGTGGCAGGGGTGCGCTACTTCCAGTGTGAAGCCCTGCGAGGTATATTTACACGACCATCCAAGTTGTCTCGCACAGAGGGGGAGGCTAATGGAACTCAGACGGCACCGCCCTCCCGAGCTGCATCACCCACTCCTTCAGTTGGTAGCGTAGCCTCGCATACACCTGCCACAAAATCAACTGTACCCTCAACTACCACAGCAGGCAAGAAGGCCTCCACCACTACACCAACTACACCAGCTACACCATCTTCCAACCTTGCACGCACCAACAGCGAATCTATCTCCAACCTCTCAGAGACCGGATCAGTCAAGAAAGGGGAAAGGGAACTGAAGATGGGTGACCGTGTATTG GTTGGTGGTACAAAGGCAGGAGTCGTACGTTTCCTTGGAGAAACAGATTTTGCCAAAGGCGAGTGGTGTGGTGTGGAATTGGATGAGCCTTTAGGAAAGAATGACGGGGCAGTGGCAGGCACAAG ATATTTTCAGTGCCAGCCCAAATATGGCTTATTTGCTCCAGTGCATAAAGTCACACGCATTGGCTTCCCTTCCACCACGCCAgccaaagcaaaaacaacagttcGGAAAGTAGTGGCCACACCATCGGGGCTGAAGAGAAGCCCTAGTGCCTCTTCCATCAGTACCATGAGCTCTGTGGCATCCTCTGTCAGTGCCAAGCCCAGCCGCACAGGCCTG CTAACCGAGACATCATCACGGTATAATCGAAAGATCTCAGGCACTACAGCCCTGCAGGAGGCActgaaggagaagcagcagcataTTGAGCAGTTAATGGCTGAGAGGGACATGGAGAAAGCTGAGGTTGCCAAGGCCACTAGCCATGTTGGAGAGATGGAGCAAGAAATTAGTCTGCTCAGGGATGATCAGGAGCAG ATGGAAGCTAAGATGGATCAGTTACGTGCCTTGGTCGAAGctgcagacaaagacaaagtggAACTGCTGaatcagctggaggaggaacGTAG GAAGGTGGAGGACCTTCAGTTCCGTGTAGAGGAAGCTTGCATTACCAAAGGAGACTTGGAG ACGCAGACCAGACTGGAGCATGCCCACATTAAGGAGCTTGAACAGAGCCTGCTCTTTGAAAAGACCAAAGCTGAGAAACTCCAAAGAGAGTTAGAAGACACTAGG GTTGCTACTGTGTCGGAAAGATCCCGTATAATGGAGCTTGAAAAGGACCTTACAATGCGTACAAGAGAGGtagctgacctgcagctgcGTCTTGGGACCCAGGAAGGCTCAGCGGACTCTGACGCtactctttctcctcttctggAAGAGATAAATTCTCTTAGGGATCAGTTGACTTCCCAAGAAGCTAAGCAGCAAGAAGAGCTGGCAAAATACAAGGAGAAGCTAGAAGCTAAAGAAAAGACTCACAGTGAGGCAGTTGCCCAGCTTCAGGCTACATCTGTGAGGATCTCTGGTGACAACGAGCAGTTGCAGATGCGTTTAAGTCAAGCTGAGAAGGAGAAAGCTGACATTACTGAACTGTGGCGTTCTAAGTTGGAATCTGCCATTGCCTCTCACCAGCAAGCAATGGAAGAGCTAAAGGTGTCCTTCAGCAAAGGTGGTGGTGCCCAGACAGAAGAGCTTGTAGAGACCAAAAGTGCACTAGAGAGACTGAAGGTAGAGCACAAGTTGGCTCTAGAGGAGGCTGGAGCCAAACATGATGCTGACACCACAGCTTGGACTCGGGAGATGCAGGCCCTGAAGGCACAACTCTTGTCTTTGACTGAAGAAAAGGAGCGACTGGAGGAGTCGCTGAGGTCCAGCGTTGAAAAAGCAGAGGAACAGCACCTTGTGGAGATGGAAGATGTTCTTGGAAAGCTTCATACTGCTGAACTTAGGGTAAAGGAGCTTGAGGAGAAAGAAGCAATGTTGGCACAACAGACCCAAGACAAGGACAGAGAAACCAAAGAGCAGATGGCAGAGATGGTTGCTCTGCGCAGCCAAGTAGCACAAAGTAACCAGGAGGTTGTGACCTTGAAGAGTCAGTTAGAGGATGTTCAGAACCAAGGAAACCATCAGGGCGCTAAG GTTAGTGAATTGAGCTCTCAGTTGGAGGGCCAAAAGAAGGAAGTCCTTTCTTTACAGCAGACCCTGACCACTGTAAAGCAGGAGAAGGACACCCTGGAACAGGAACTTGGAGGCTTG AAACAAAAGTTGGCTGAAAGCACAGAGGAACAGACAAAATCAGCAAAAACTATGCAAG AAACACTTGTGAAGCTCAGCAAGAAGGAAGAGAAGTGCACATCCCTGACCACAGAATCAGAATCTCTAAGAAGTCAACTTGCTG GGCTTGAGAGGAAGCTGAAGACTGCAGATGAAAAGCTTGATCAGTTTTCAAAGGATAAAAACAAGCTCGAAAATGATATTTCAGACATGATGAAGGCATCTGGTGATAGTTCAGTACAGCTGACCAAAATGAATGAAGACCTCATACAGAAAGAAAG GAGGCTTGAGGAGTTACAGAGTCAAGttgcagaggagaaggagaaggtggCACACTTTAATGAACAACTCCAGCAGGAACAGTCCCGCAAAGAGCAGGAGCTGAAAGAGACCAGAGATGCACATCAGTCTCAAATAAGAAGCCTTCAGGAAAAGATTGCTACCTTG GAGAACGCTGTTAAACAAGGTGAGAGCCTGGTTGAAGAGCTGAAGGCCTCTCAAGAGAAATCCTTGTGTCAGGCCTCAGAGCTTCATGTGAAGGAACTTGAGGTGCTGCAGAGTCAGGTTGACAAGTTAAACCAGGAACTCTCCTCCTCCAAGGACAAAACCCAGGAGCTGGAGAAGTCGGTGTCTGAGCTACAGTCATACAAGGAACAGGCTCAG GCTATAGAAGCCTCTGGAAAAACTGCTGATGCtctcaaacagctgacagaagAGAAAGCTATTTTGATTCAGGAGAAGAACGAAGCCCAATCTTTGTTGGAAGACCTCCGGAGCTCCAAGCTAGAGATAGAGACCCAG CTAAAAACATTGAAGAAAGAGAATTCCAAGTACCAAGAAGATCTGAATGTATCCAAAGATCAGCTTTGCACAGAAACTCAGAGGACCAAGAGTCTGTGCAAGGAAAT TGAGGAGCTTAAAGAAGCAGTTTCTGTGAAGTCGCAGTCCCTACAGATACTCCAAGATGAAAACAGCAAGCTGAGTCAGGATCTTGATAACAATCGCAAAGACCAGAGTGATCTTGTGAAG cTTGAAGATGAGTACTCCAAACTCAAAAAGCAGTTGGAAGAGTTGAAGCAAAG CCTGCCAAATAATGCCTTCAG TGAGAGCACCTTGAAAGGACAGTTGGACAAGGAGAAGGCCGCCCTCCAACAGTCCATCCATAAAAACAGTGCCTTAATCTCAGAAAAGGACCAGCAGGTGGAAAAGCTGGGGAGCGAG CTGGCTGCACTGCGTGGGGAAAGTGCCTCAGTTAAGACACTCCAGGGTACAATTCAGACCTTGGAACAGGACAAGGCTACTCTACAGGAGCGTGTCAGGAGACTAGAGAAGGACCTGGCTGCAGGGCCTGAAACCATCAACAAGTCCTCAG GTGATGCAGTTTTGGACCAACTAAGGGAGGATAAAGAGACTGCAGAGAGTCAG
- the clip1a gene encoding CAP-Gly domain-containing linker protein 1 isoform X3, which yields MSTAKPSGIKGPSKIARPPGTGAPKTNPSTAGAKVAGADKSAASASGGDAQNSEESFQIGERVWVNGNKPGYIQFLGETQFAPGQWAGIVLDEPIGKNDGSVAGVRYFQCEALRGIFTRPSKLSRTEGEANGTQTAPPSRAASPTPSVGSVASHTPATKSTVPSTTTAGKKASTTTPTTPATPSSNLARTNSESISNLSETGSVKKGERELKMGDRVLVGGTKAGVVRFLGETDFAKGEWCGVELDEPLGKNDGAVAGTRYFQCQPKYGLFAPVHKVTRIGFPSTTPAKAKTTVRKVVATPSGLKRSPSASSISTMSSVASSVSAKPSRTGLLTETSSRYNRKISGTTALQEALKEKQQHIEQLMAERDMEKAEVAKATSHVGEMEQEISLLRDDQEQMEAKMDQLRALVEAADKDKVELLNQLEEERRKVEDLQFRVEEACITKGDLEVATVSERSRIMELEKDLTMRTREVADLQLRLGTQEGSADSDATLSPLLEEINSLRDQLTSQEAKQQEELAKYKEKLEAKEKTHSEAVAQLQATSVRISGDNEQLQMRLSQAEKEKADITELWRSKLESAIASHQQAMEELKVSFSKGGGAQTEELVETKSALERLKVEHKLALEEAGAKHDADTTAWTREMQALKAQLLSLTEEKERLEESLRSSVEKAEEQHLVEMEDVLGKLHTAELRVKELEEKEAMLAQQTQDKDRETKEQMAEMVALRSQVAQSNQEVVTLKSQLEDVQNQGNHQGAKVSELSSQLEGQKKEVLSLQQTLTTVKQEKDTLEQELGGLKQKLAESTEEQTKSAKTMQETLVKLSKKEEKCTSLTTESESLRSQLAGLERKLKTADEKLDQFSKDKNKLENDISDMMKASGDSSVQLTKMNEDLIQKERRLEELQSQVAEEKEKVAHFNEQLQQEQSRKEQELKETRDAHQSQIRSLQEKIATLENAVKQGESLVEELKASQEKSLCQASELHVKELEVLQSQVDKLNQELSSSKDKTQELEKSVSELQSYKEQAQCLSAELDSYKHDVEQLSRKLEKQSLDLETICKESEDVKAERDKLEKQLSDVQTKFSALEISHQELSVHNKELLITRDELSENQEELLNNNKRSNEERISLNTELEKLKDLLHEVQTENTNLKHTEGEHQVQIEELQKQYAEKNDLLLKHQQDIQQIQAKGKQLLEDYENVCKERNRLEENLNESSSKLTCEKDNLILERDAARNAKKSLDAKNAELQEKLKSLNLEKEDLTMKNTQLQALTETLTKEKVEMSCEISAFVLDKNSLETVKEELQNKLTVTKKDLESSVRECEELKASKMSLAKMLEEFKTSSQVTDSERLHLLQEKEDLLAIQRKVYNEKEELLKEVEELKEKLQISTEQLFQSNEKLKELLSSFEQEKQAFRLQNSETEMVLHAIRKEKMSLDSSLEQQNMNYERLAGEKGELEEKHTKAISEKNVLSLERDKLASEIRTTKDHLEGYCRANADLIQEKSHLTTMLEENKRQKDKLEAEVTSLKREKTDLQNKLQKHNSDIETLVKGKTELVQEHSKLKMDFEKANLELVQQVDNLTKDCQHLQSLQTETDKKVQSFQKENQGLLLEIQKLQSQTESMSEAKLLLETQLEVESNERKKRISDKDGLTKQIDELQETLSRVTQENKEFSSNLKNADKQNKSFMDDMDALKTQLKKQEQETSQLTEDKKELLSKLEEMGKQITFLTTEKDDLLAGQSKLEQDVSYLHKSQENWLAERSRLCEELEKLQASQKQLEADVKGLETDKELLEKQYKNAVAEVSACAVVKEENSSSISNLTARKNALQVEMDEATQQVRQLESQLKNAISKQLEAIEASGKTADALKQLTEEKAILIQEKNEAQSLLEDLRSSKLEIETQLKTLKKENSKYQEDLNVSKDQLCTETQRTKSLCKEIEELKEAVSVKSQSLQILQDENSKLSQDLDNNRKDQSDLVKLEDEYSKLKKQLEELKQSLPNNAFSESTLKGQLDKEKAALQQSIHKNSALISEKDQQVEKLGSELAALRGESASVKTLQGTIQTLEQDKATLQERVRRLEKDLAAGPETINKSSGDAVLDQLREDKETAESQIEFLNSVIVDLQRKNEELKDKLEKMAAAALNGNNPSELDNYDSHGQEPAKKKPPPRLFCDICDCFDLHDTEDCPTQMQMPDSPPHTTYHGNKGEERPYCDICEVFGHWTESCNDDQTF from the exons ATGAGCACAGCCAAGCCCAGTGGGATCAAAGGGCCCAGCAAGATAGCTAGGCCACCTGGGACAGGAGCCCCCAAGACCAACCCCAGCACAG CAGGAGCAAAAGTTGCTGGGGCCGACAAATCAGCTGCAAGTGCCAGTGGAGGAGATGCCCAAAATTCTGAAGAGAGCTTCCAGATTGGGGAACGGGTCTGGGTGAATGGGAATAAGCCAGGCTACATTCAGTTTTTGGGAGAGACACAGTTTGCCCCAGGACAGTGGGCAGGGATTGTTCTAGATGAGCCAATTGGGAAGAATGATGGGTCAGTGGCAGGGGTGCGCTACTTCCAGTGTGAAGCCCTGCGAGGTATATTTACACGACCATCCAAGTTGTCTCGCACAGAGGGGGAGGCTAATGGAACTCAGACGGCACCGCCCTCCCGAGCTGCATCACCCACTCCTTCAGTTGGTAGCGTAGCCTCGCATACACCTGCCACAAAATCAACTGTACCCTCAACTACCACAGCAGGCAAGAAGGCCTCCACCACTACACCAACTACACCAGCTACACCATCTTCCAACCTTGCACGCACCAACAGCGAATCTATCTCCAACCTCTCAGAGACCGGATCAGTCAAGAAAGGGGAAAGGGAACTGAAGATGGGTGACCGTGTATTG GTTGGTGGTACAAAGGCAGGAGTCGTACGTTTCCTTGGAGAAACAGATTTTGCCAAAGGCGAGTGGTGTGGTGTGGAATTGGATGAGCCTTTAGGAAAGAATGACGGGGCAGTGGCAGGCACAAG ATATTTTCAGTGCCAGCCCAAATATGGCTTATTTGCTCCAGTGCATAAAGTCACACGCATTGGCTTCCCTTCCACCACGCCAgccaaagcaaaaacaacagttcGGAAAGTAGTGGCCACACCATCGGGGCTGAAGAGAAGCCCTAGTGCCTCTTCCATCAGTACCATGAGCTCTGTGGCATCCTCTGTCAGTGCCAAGCCCAGCCGCACAGGCCTG CTAACCGAGACATCATCACGGTATAATCGAAAGATCTCAGGCACTACAGCCCTGCAGGAGGCActgaaggagaagcagcagcataTTGAGCAGTTAATGGCTGAGAGGGACATGGAGAAAGCTGAGGTTGCCAAGGCCACTAGCCATGTTGGAGAGATGGAGCAAGAAATTAGTCTGCTCAGGGATGATCAGGAGCAG ATGGAAGCTAAGATGGATCAGTTACGTGCCTTGGTCGAAGctgcagacaaagacaaagtggAACTGCTGaatcagctggaggaggaacGTAG GAAGGTGGAGGACCTTCAGTTCCGTGTAGAGGAAGCTTGCATTACCAAAGGAGACTTGGAG GTTGCTACTGTGTCGGAAAGATCCCGTATAATGGAGCTTGAAAAGGACCTTACAATGCGTACAAGAGAGGtagctgacctgcagctgcGTCTTGGGACCCAGGAAGGCTCAGCGGACTCTGACGCtactctttctcctcttctggAAGAGATAAATTCTCTTAGGGATCAGTTGACTTCCCAAGAAGCTAAGCAGCAAGAAGAGCTGGCAAAATACAAGGAGAAGCTAGAAGCTAAAGAAAAGACTCACAGTGAGGCAGTTGCCCAGCTTCAGGCTACATCTGTGAGGATCTCTGGTGACAACGAGCAGTTGCAGATGCGTTTAAGTCAAGCTGAGAAGGAGAAAGCTGACATTACTGAACTGTGGCGTTCTAAGTTGGAATCTGCCATTGCCTCTCACCAGCAAGCAATGGAAGAGCTAAAGGTGTCCTTCAGCAAAGGTGGTGGTGCCCAGACAGAAGAGCTTGTAGAGACCAAAAGTGCACTAGAGAGACTGAAGGTAGAGCACAAGTTGGCTCTAGAGGAGGCTGGAGCCAAACATGATGCTGACACCACAGCTTGGACTCGGGAGATGCAGGCCCTGAAGGCACAACTCTTGTCTTTGACTGAAGAAAAGGAGCGACTGGAGGAGTCGCTGAGGTCCAGCGTTGAAAAAGCAGAGGAACAGCACCTTGTGGAGATGGAAGATGTTCTTGGAAAGCTTCATACTGCTGAACTTAGGGTAAAGGAGCTTGAGGAGAAAGAAGCAATGTTGGCACAACAGACCCAAGACAAGGACAGAGAAACCAAAGAGCAGATGGCAGAGATGGTTGCTCTGCGCAGCCAAGTAGCACAAAGTAACCAGGAGGTTGTGACCTTGAAGAGTCAGTTAGAGGATGTTCAGAACCAAGGAAACCATCAGGGCGCTAAG GTTAGTGAATTGAGCTCTCAGTTGGAGGGCCAAAAGAAGGAAGTCCTTTCTTTACAGCAGACCCTGACCACTGTAAAGCAGGAGAAGGACACCCTGGAACAGGAACTTGGAGGCTTG AAACAAAAGTTGGCTGAAAGCACAGAGGAACAGACAAAATCAGCAAAAACTATGCAAG AAACACTTGTGAAGCTCAGCAAGAAGGAAGAGAAGTGCACATCCCTGACCACAGAATCAGAATCTCTAAGAAGTCAACTTGCTG GGCTTGAGAGGAAGCTGAAGACTGCAGATGAAAAGCTTGATCAGTTTTCAAAGGATAAAAACAAGCTCGAAAATGATATTTCAGACATGATGAAGGCATCTGGTGATAGTTCAGTACAGCTGACCAAAATGAATGAAGACCTCATACAGAAAGAAAG GAGGCTTGAGGAGTTACAGAGTCAAGttgcagaggagaaggagaaggtggCACACTTTAATGAACAACTCCAGCAGGAACAGTCCCGCAAAGAGCAGGAGCTGAAAGAGACCAGAGATGCACATCAGTCTCAAATAAGAAGCCTTCAGGAAAAGATTGCTACCTTG GAGAACGCTGTTAAACAAGGTGAGAGCCTGGTTGAAGAGCTGAAGGCCTCTCAAGAGAAATCCTTGTGTCAGGCCTCAGAGCTTCATGTGAAGGAACTTGAGGTGCTGCAGAGTCAGGTTGACAAGTTAAACCAGGAACTCTCCTCCTCCAAGGACAAAACCCAGGAGCTGGAGAAGTCGGTGTCTGAGCTACAGTCATACAAGGAACAGGCTCAG tgtCTTTCTGCTGAGCTTGACTCCTACAAGCATGACGTTGAACAATTGTCCAGAAAACTGGAAAAGCAGAGTCTAGATCTGGAAACCATTTGTAAGGAAAGTGAGGATGTTAAGGCTGAGAGAGACAAACTGGAGAAACAGCTTTCAGATGTGCAGACAAAGTTCTCTGCCCTTGAGATTAGTCACCAGGAGCTTTCTGTCCATAATAAAGAACTGCTAATAACCAGAGATGAGCTTTCAGAAAATCAAGAGGAATtgctcaacaacaacaagcgCTCAAACGAAGAAAGGATTTCATTGAACACTGAGTTGGAGAAGCTAAAAGATCTTCTACATGAGGtgcagactgaaaacacaaacctgaaGCATACTGAAGGTGAACACCAGGTCCAAATCGAAGAGCTTCAAAAACAATATGCAGAGAAGAATGACTTGCTCCTAAAGCATCAGCAGGACATCCAGCAAATTCAGGCTAAAGGGAAGCAACTACTTGAGGATTATGAAAATGTCTGCAAAGAGAGGAACCGCCTTGAAGAGAACCTCAATGAAAGCAGCTCAAAGCTCACATGTGAGAAGGACAATCTAATTTTAGAGAGAGATGCTgctagaaatgccaaaaaatctCTTGATGCTAAGAATGCTGAATTGCAGGAAAAACTTAAATCTTTAAACTTAGAAAAAGAAGATCTTACAATGAAGAATACCCAGCTGCAGGCACTCACAGAAACATTGACAAAAGAGAAGGTGGAGATGTCCTGTGAAATCAGTGCCTTTGTTTTGGATAAAAATAGCCTTGAGACAGTGAAGGAGGAGCTTCAGAATAAGCTCACTGTTACAAAGAAAGACTTGGAGAGCTCTGTCCGTGAATGTGAAGAACTTAAAGCCTCAAAAATGAGCCTGGCCAAGATGCTAGAAGAGTTCAAGACAAGCAGTCAGGTGACTGATTCTGAGAGACTTCATCTTCTGCAGGAGAAGGAAGACTTACTTGCGATCCAAAGAAAGGTCTATAATGAGAAGGAAGAACTCCTCAAAGAGGTAGAAGAATTAAAGGAGAAGCTTCAAATCTCAACAGAACAACTGTTTCAGTCCAACGAAAAATTAAAAGAACTATTGTCATCTTTTGAGCAAGAGAAGCAAGCATTTCGCCTTCAGAATTCTGAAACTGAGATGGTTCTACATGCTATTCGAAAGGAAAAGATGAGCCTGGATTCATCACTAGAGCAGCAGAATATGAATTATGAGCGTTTGGCAGGGGAGAAAGGAGAGTTAGAAGAGAAGCACACAAAAGCCATATCTGAGAAAAATGTTCTTTCACTTGAGCGTGATAAGCTAGCTAGTGAGATTCGAACAACTAAGGACCATTTGGAAGGTTACTGCAGAGCTAATGCTGACCTTATTCAAGAGAAGTCTCATTTAACAACAATGCTAGAGGAAAACAAACGGCAAAAAGACAAACTTGAAGCAGAAGTGACCTCTTTGAAACGAGAAAAGACTGACctacaaaataaactgcagaaaCATAACTCTGATATTGAAACTCTTGTCAAGGGCAAAACTGAACTTGTTCAAGAGCATAGTAAACTAAAAATGGATTTTGAGAAGGCTAATTTAGAACTTGTTCAACAGGTGGATAACCTTACAAAAGACTGTCAGCATCTGCAGTCGTtgcagactgagactgacaaAAAAGTGCAGTCCTTCCAGAAAGAGAACCAGGGGCTGCTTCTGGAGATCCAGAAGTTACAAAGTCAGACTGAATCAATGTCGGAGGCAAAGCTACTTCTTGAGACTCAACTAGAGGTTGAATCCAATGAACGGAAAAAAAGGATATCTGACAAGGATGGTCTTACTAAGCAAATTGATGAGCTGCAGGAAACATTATCCAGAGttacacaagaaaataaagagttttCCTCTAACCTTAAGAATGCTGATAAGCAAAACAAGTCTTTTATGGACGATATGGATGCTTTGAAAACACAACTGAAGAAGCAAGAGCAAGAAACCAGTCAGTTGACAGAAGATAAAAAAGAGCTATTATCTAAGCTTGAGGAGATGGGAAAACAGATTACCTTCTTGACCACAGAGAAAGATGACCTTTTAGCTGGACAAAGTAAATTGGAGCAGGATGTTTCTTATCTCCACAAAAGCCAAGAAAATTGGCTTGCTGAACGGTCAAGGCTCTGTGAAGAGTTGGAAAAGTTGCAGGCTAGCCAGAAACAACTAGAGGCTGATGTCAAGGGCCTAGAAACTGACAAAGAACTTTTAGAAAAGCAATACAAGAATGCTGTTGCAGAAGTATCGGCTTGTGCTGTTGTAAAAGAAGAGAATTCCTCCAGCATCTCAAACCTAACAGCTCGGAAGAATGCCCTGCAGGTGGAGATGGATGAAGCCACCCAGCAAGTCAGGCAGCTCGAGTCCCAACTAAAAAATGCCATTTCTAAGCAGCTTGAG GCTATAGAAGCCTCTGGAAAAACTGCTGATGCtctcaaacagctgacagaagAGAAAGCTATTTTGATTCAGGAGAAGAACGAAGCCCAATCTTTGTTGGAAGACCTCCGGAGCTCCAAGCTAGAGATAGAGACCCAG CTAAAAACATTGAAGAAAGAGAATTCCAAGTACCAAGAAGATCTGAATGTATCCAAAGATCAGCTTTGCACAGAAACTCAGAGGACCAAGAGTCTGTGCAAGGAAAT TGAGGAGCTTAAAGAAGCAGTTTCTGTGAAGTCGCAGTCCCTACAGATACTCCAAGATGAAAACAGCAAGCTGAGTCAGGATCTTGATAACAATCGCAAAGACCAGAGTGATCTTGTGAAG cTTGAAGATGAGTACTCCAAACTCAAAAAGCAGTTGGAAGAGTTGAAGCAAAG CCTGCCAAATAATGCCTTCAG TGAGAGCACCTTGAAAGGACAGTTGGACAAGGAGAAGGCCGCCCTCCAACAGTCCATCCATAAAAACAGTGCCTTAATCTCAGAAAAGGACCAGCAGGTGGAAAAGCTGGGGAGCGAG CTGGCTGCACTGCGTGGGGAAAGTGCCTCAGTTAAGACACTCCAGGGTACAATTCAGACCTTGGAACAGGACAAGGCTACTCTACAGGAGCGTGTCAGGAGACTAGAGAAGGACCTGGCTGCAGGGCCTGAAACCATCAACAAGTCCTCAG GTGATGCAGTTTTGGACCAACTAAGGGAGGATAAAGAGACTGCAGAGAGTCAG